The Vallitalea longa genome includes a window with the following:
- a CDS encoding CAP domain-containing protein, with translation MKKISVILIFTLFASVMFTSCRSNEEPVKGIESSVNQTGQMQAVKITADNCKVTVGCDPNSSVLQTCNKDTTLNVLSEINKDWVAVKLDNNQIGFVPQKQCTPVLPDSALNKGNQASQGNNVQTPSGGKGNQNTTKKNGYDNLLKTPPTRDNPNIMQQTPNDTTTQQQTPGTDTTTPPENNNVETDTDNNNTTTNQNISNEEQQLVKLINQSRQQNGLKPLVADNQLSEVARIKSKDMIDNNYFSHNSPTYGDPFKMLKDFGIQYLSAAENIAGNKSVEEAHEALMNSPGHRKNILNPEFTHIGIGIQKGSKYGYMFTELFMKK, from the coding sequence ATGAAAAAAATAAGCGTTATACTTATATTCACTTTATTTGCATCTGTCATGTTTACATCATGCAGATCCAATGAAGAACCTGTAAAAGGAATAGAATCATCAGTTAACCAAACTGGACAAATGCAAGCTGTGAAAATAACAGCAGATAATTGTAAAGTAACAGTAGGATGCGATCCTAATTCATCAGTATTACAAACTTGTAATAAAGACACTACACTTAATGTATTAAGTGAGATAAACAAAGATTGGGTAGCAGTTAAATTAGACAACAATCAAATAGGTTTCGTTCCTCAGAAACAGTGTACACCAGTATTACCTGATAGTGCATTAAACAAAGGTAATCAAGCTTCACAAGGCAATAATGTTCAAACTCCTAGTGGTGGAAAAGGCAATCAGAATACTACCAAGAAAAATGGTTATGACAATCTATTGAAGACTCCACCAACAAGAGATAATCCAAACATTATGCAACAGACACCTAACGATACAACTACTCAACAACAAACACCTGGAACAGACACAACTACACCGCCAGAAAACAATAATGTAGAAACAGATACTGATAATAATAATACTACTACAAACCAAAATATATCAAACGAAGAACAACAACTAGTTAAATTGATTAATCAATCAAGACAACAAAATGGATTGAAACCTCTCGTAGCAGATAATCAGCTTTCAGAAGTTGCAAGAATAAAATCAAAAGATATGATAGATAATAATTATTTCAGTCATAACTCACCTACTTATGGTGATCCATTTAAGATGTTGAAAGATTTTGGTATACAGTACCTAAGTGCTGCTGAAAATATAGCAGGTAATAAATCAGTAGAAGAAGCCCATGAAGCATTAATGAATTCTCCTGGGCATAGAAAAAATATTCTTAATCCTGAATTCACACATATTGGAATAGGAATTCAAAAAGGTAGTAAATACGGCTACATGTTTACAGAATTATTTATGAAAAAATAA